From one Aptenodytes patagonicus chromosome 16, bAptPat1.pri.cur, whole genome shotgun sequence genomic stretch:
- the CANT1 gene encoding soluble calcium-activated nucleotidase 1 — MPIPPCHESMSPLRISVGGLPVLASMTKGADPRFRLRWKAIVLSSACVGFVLLLFCLHRSSPARPIPPNPRNWQLSLQAGDRYNDTYPLSPPQRNPDGVRYRIGVIADLDTQSRGSEEHTWFSYLKKGYLVLSDSGDSVTVEWDKDESMLQSHLAEKGRGMELSELVVFNGRLYAVDDRTGVVYQIEGNKVVPWVILPDGDGTVGKGFKAEWLAVKDEHLYVGGLGKEWTTTTGEVVNENPEWVKVIGYKGDVGHENWVANYNALRAAAGIRPPGYLIHESASWSDTLQRWFFLPRRASHERYNEKTDERRGTNLLLSSTQDFRDVTVGRVGEVVPTHGFSSFKFIPDTDDQIIVALKSEEDNGKIASYIMAFTLDGRFLLPETRIGSVKYEGIEFI; from the exons ATGCCCATCCCGCCCTGCCATGAATCTATGAGCCCCCTCCGGATCAGCGTGGGTGGTCTGCCTGTCCTCGCGTCCATGACCAAGGGTGCTGACCCCCGCTTCCGACTGCGCTGGAAGGCCATCGTGCTGTCGTCAGCCTGCGTGGGGTTTGTGCTACTGCTCTTCTGCCTGCACCGGTCCTCCCCGGCACGGCCCATCCCGCCAAATCCTCGCAACTGGCAGctcagcctgcaggcaggggacCGCTACAATGACACCTACCCGCTGTCCCCACCCCAGAGAAACCCTGATGGCGTGCGCTACCGCATCGGAGTCATTGCGGACCTGGACACGCAGTCCCGGGGCTCTGAGGAGCACACCTGGTTCAGTTACCTGAAGAAGGGCTACCTGGTGCTGTCGGACAGCGGGGACAGCGTGACGGTGGAGTGGGACAAAGACGAGAGCATGCTGCAGTCCCACCTGGCTGAGAAGGGCAGGGGCATGGAGCTCTCTGAGCTGGTCGTCTTCAACGGGAGGCTGTACGCTGTGGATGACCGGACAGGAGTGGTCTACCAGATTGAGGGTAACAAGGTGGTGCCCTGGGTGATCCTCCCGGATGGGGACGGCACAGTGGGGAAAG GCTTCAAGGCAGAGTGGCTGGCAGTGAAGGATGAGCACCTCTACGTGGGGGGACTGGGAAAGGAGTGGACCACGACGACGGGGGAAGTGGTGAACGAGAACCCTGAGTGGGTGAAGGTCATCGGCTACAAGGGCGATGTGGGCCATGAGAACTGGGTGGCAAACTACAATGCGCTGAGGGCCGCGGCGGGGATCCGACCCCCAG GTTACCTGATCCACGAGTCGGCCTCCTGGAGTGACACCCTGCAGCGCTGGTTCTTCCTGCCACGCCGCGCCAGCCACGAGCGATACAACGAGAAGACGGACGAGCGGCGAGGCACCAACCTGCTGCTGAGCTCCACCCAGGACTTCAGGGACGTGACGGTGGGACGCGTGGGCGAGGTGGTCCCCACCCACGGCTTCTCCTCCTTCAAGTTCATCCCAGACACGGATGACCAGATCATCGTGGCTCTGAAATCAGAAGAGGACAACGGCAAGATCGCCAGCTACATCATGGCCTTCACGCTGGACGGGCGCTTCCTCCTGCCCGAGACCAGGATTGGGAGCGTGAAATACGAGGGCATTGAGTTTATTTAA